The following coding sequences are from one Liolophura sinensis isolate JHLJ2023 chromosome 12, CUHK_Ljap_v2, whole genome shotgun sequence window:
- the LOC135479156 gene encoding myosin essential light chain, striated adductor muscle-like, with amino-acid sequence MTTLSREEIEDVRDVFDLFDFWDGRDGMIDSHKVGDLLRCIGLNPTLDICYKNGMAKKMGEGQYKFEEFLPIYQAVSDDKDKGTHADFVEAFKTFDREGQGYISSAELRHVLTALGEKLKDEEVDEILKYVDLREDLEGNVKYEEFIKRVMAGPFPDK; translated from the exons ATGTCCGTGACGTATTCGACCTGTTCGATTTCTGGGACGGTCGGGACGGCATGATTGACTCCCACAAAGTCGGCGATCTTCTCAGGTGCATCGGACTCAACCCAACGCTCGACATCTGTTACAAAAATGGCATGGCAAAAAAGATGG GTGAAGGTCAGTACAAATTTGAAGAATTCCTTCCTATCTACCAGGCTGTCAGTGACGATAAGGACAAGGGGACTCACGCCGACTTCGTAGAGGCTTTTAAAACCTTTGACAGAGAAGGGCAGGGTTACATTTCATCAGCAGAACTCCGCCACGTCCTTACGGCGCTCG GTGAGAAACTTAAAGATGAGGAAGTGGACGAAATTCTCAAATATGTTGACTTGAGGGAAGATTTAGAGGGTAACGTCAAATACGAGG AATTTATCAAACGGGTGATGGCTGGGCCGTTCCCTGACAAATAA